From the genome of Papaver somniferum cultivar HN1 chromosome 2, ASM357369v1, whole genome shotgun sequence, one region includes:
- the LOC113352584 gene encoding uncharacterized protein LOC113352584, with protein sequence MLKYPGLWVTRTTSAVRFAVSIEGPSKTLTFPRVLQAAMQNLHRIVSRISSISPFTTRSSIPWRNCSTVSSGNPYVDTASEHDSWENFGSSSDPDFDSVFSFPTELTGERFNEEDLCRPSVCEMVSLKHSRRIEDKQVRGDTYWGSILSMKKTSGNPSRTSSTLSSSSLNEGGEFGMVEEVFDDALKDEMYKLHKGNPEVYTIKKLAIDYGIMGQGVSAILFLKEIEEEEEEMKKLGRSLDDYVEMLLDVFSEFFDPLSNKEFNVSSLPNECDLTVMHEGWDELLEILKKCAMKYQSRRMKCCVKN encoded by the coding sequence ATGCTAAAATATCCGGGTTTGTGGGTGACTCGCACGACTTCTGCTGTTCGTTTCGCAGTATCTATCGAGGGTCCAAGCAAAACCCTAACCTTTCCCCGTGTGCTACAAGCTGCGATGCAAAACCTTCATCGAATTGTCTCTCGAATCTCTTCGATATCACCATTCACTACCAGATCTTCGATTCCATGGAGAAATTGCTCAACAGTTTCTTCTGGTAATCCCTACGTTGATACTGCAAGCGAGCATGATTCATGGGAAAATTTTGGATCGTCAAGTGACCCAGATTTCGATTCTGTTTTTTCATTTCCTACTGAATTAACTGGTGAACGTTTTAATGAAGAAGATTTATGTCGTCCAAGTGTTTGTGAAATGGTCTCTTTGAAACACTCAAGAAGAATAGAGGATAAACAAGTTCGTGGTGACACTTACTGGGGTTCTATTTTATCAATGAAAAAAACATCTGGGAATCCCTCGAGGACTTCTTCAACATTGTCGTCTTCTTCCTTGAATGAAGGAGGTGAGTTTGGGATGGTTGAAGAGGTGTTCGATGATGCCTTGAAAGATGAAATGTATAAATTGCATAAGGGGAATCCTGAAGTTTATACTATTAAGAAATTGGCGATAGATTATGGAATAATGGGGCAAGGGGTTTCTGCGATATTGTTTTTGAAGGAaatagaggaggaggaagaagagatgaagaagCTTGGACGTTCTTTGGATGATTATGTTGAAATGTTGCTTGATGTTTTTTCGGAGTTTTTTGATCCCCTATCTAATAAGGAATTTAATGTGTCTTCCCTTCCCAATGAATGTGATTTGACAGTAATGCATGAGGGTTGGGATGAGCTACTGGAGATTCTGAAGAAGTGTGCTATGAAATATCAGTCAAGGAGGATGAAATGCTGTGTCAAGAATTAG
- the LOC113350223 gene encoding wee1-like protein kinase, translating into MKKKTLKRSNTKTTTTTTSSISKRGRKSNQMKSTPITVKLGKLSFVPSNHPSSSGLRIPQRQEIDNISRSSSSSHPVDVVDLDNAVVADDKDCILSQDFFCTPDYITPDGQQISNYFLDGDKENIPCPRSPEKSNTYTLRSKRQRQDGFSIGSLSPIFPCQQEVMKFALDTSGSDSLAEKPSVIGLQDDCNNVSRSAIEHLSESLGVDEPRKEEPFVIGTEKKKSYVSQTAVALRCRVMPPPCLRNPYIKDTAEMDLDPFGNRRSKSAGVCFTVANGDGISRYITDFHEIGQIGHGNFSRVFKVLKRIDGCMYAVKHSIRQLHQDTERRQALMEVQALAALGYHKNVVGYYTSWFENEQLFIQMELCDGSLSIKRSSQSFTEDEALGVMHQIALALMFIHERGIAHLDVKPDNIYVKNGVYKLGDFGCATLLDKSLPIEEGDARYMPREILNDNYDYLDKVDIFSLGAAILELVKGSPLPDSGPQLMNLREGKIPLLPGHSIQFQNLVKVMVDPEPVRRPSARDLVKNPIFDRVCKSSRTT; encoded by the exons atgaagaagaaaaccctaaaaagaagCAATACTAAAACTACTACTACTACCACTAGTAGTATTAGTAAAAGAGGGAGGAAGAGCAATCAAATGAAGAGTACACCAATTACTGTGAAGCTAGGTAAACTTTCATTCGTACCTTCTAACCATCCCTCTTCTTCTGGACTCCGGATCCCTCAACGCCAAGAAATTGATAACATCAGTCGGTCTTCTTCGTCGAGTCATCCTGTTGATGTCGTAGATCTCGATAATGCTGTTGTTGCTGATGATAAGGATTGCATCCTCAGTCAAGATTTCTTCTG TACTCCGGACTATATTACTCCTGATGGGCAACAAATCAGTAACTATTTTTTGGATGGTGACAAG GAGAATATCCCGTGTCCTAGATCGCCCGAAAAGTCCAACACGTATACATTGAGAAGCAAAAGACAACGGCAAG ATGGATTCTCGATCGGTTCTCTCAGTCCCATTTTCCCCTGCCAACAAGAAGTAATGAAGTTTGCATTGGATACATCTGGATCAGATAGTTTAGCAGAAAAACCATCTGTAATTGGATTGCAGGACGATTGCAATAATGTTTCACGATCTGCGATAGAACATTTATCAGAATCTTTAGGTGTGGATGAACCTAGAAAAGAAGAACCATTTGTTATTGgaactgaaaagaagaaaagctaTGTTTCACAAACAGCGGTAGCTCTCCGTTGTCGGGTTATGCCTCCTCCTTGCTTAAGGAACCCATATATAAAGGATACAGCAGAAATGGATCTTGATCCATTTGGCAACCGAAGATCAAAGTCTGCAG GTGTTTGCTTCACAGTTGCCAATGGAGACGGCATTTCTCGCTACATCACAGATTTCCATGAAATTGGG CAAATTGGCCATGGGAACTTCAGCCGCGTCTTCAAAGTCTTGAAGAGGATTGATGGTTGTATGTATGCTGTGAAACATAGCATAAGGCAGTTGCATCAGGACACGGAGAG GAGACAAGCGTTGATGGAGGTCCAAGCTCTAGCTGCGTTGG GGTATCACAAAAATGTTGTGGGGTACTACACGTCTTGGTTTGAAAATGAGCAACTCTTCATTCAAATGGAGCTATGCGATGGCAGTCTATCAATCAAGAGATCCTCTCAGTCATTTACAGAAGATGAAGCATTGGGTGTTATGCATCAG ATTGCCTTGGCGTTGATGTTCATACATGAGCGAGGGATTGCCCACTTAGATGTGAAACCTGATAATATTTATGTTAAGAATGGTGTTTATAAGCTTGGCGATTTTGGTTGTGCGACTCTCCTGGATAAAAGCTTACCCATAGAAGAAGGAGATGCTCGCTACATGCCTCGGGAAATTCTCAATGACAATTATGATTATCTCGACAAAGTAGATATCTTCTCTCTTGGAGCCGCTATTCTTGAGCTGGTCAAAGGATCACCTTTGCCTGATTCTGGGCCACAGCTGATGAAccttagagaaggaaaaatccctCTCCTTCCTGGACATTCTATTCAGTTTCAGAACTTGGTCAAG GTGATGGTGGATCCTGAACCTGTTCGACGACCTTCTGCCAGGGACTTGGTTAAAAACCCAATCTTTGACAGAGTCTGTAAATCTTCAAGAACCACGTAA